From the Primulina tabacum isolate GXHZ01 chromosome 3, ASM2559414v2, whole genome shotgun sequence genome, one window contains:
- the LOC142541027 gene encoding gibberellin 3-beta-dioxygenase 1-like: MPSRVLSDPFLAHPVRPHHKLLDLNSIKELPDSHAWTATRVFDEYPSSGGTCDPESVPIIDLNNENATELIGHACKTWGVFQVINHNIPKNFLYEVESAGKRLFSLPLNQKLRAARPPDGISGYGVARISSFFPKLMWSEGFTIAGSPLEHARQLWPRDYRKFCDTVENYRKEMNKLAGRLMWLMLGSLGITEDDLKWVGPKGEPKGGCAVLQLNSYPACPEPDRAMGLAAHTDSTILTILHQSNTSGLQVLREGGTGWITVPPYPGALVVHVGDLMHMLSNGLYPSVLHRAVVNRTRRRLSIAYLYGPPSSVKISPLPKLVDNRHPPLYRAITWSEYLGTKAKHFDKALTSVRLCAPRNGLIDTNDHTSVKVG, from the exons ATGCCTTCGAGAGTACTTTCGGATCCCTTTCTAGCACATCCTGTCCGTCCTCACCACAAATTATTGGATCTAAATTCTATTAAGGAATTGCCAGACTCCCATGCATGGACGGCGACACGAGTTTTTGACGAGTATCCCTCGTCCGGCGGCACATGCGATCCTGAATCCGTCCCTATCATCGATCTTAATAACGAAAATGCCACCGAGCTCATTGGCCATGCATGCAAGACATGGGGTGTGTTCCAAGTCATCAACCATaatattcctaaaaattttctttacgaGGTTGAGTCGGCCGGAAAGCGGCTTTTCTCCCTGCCGCTAAATCAGAAGCTTAGGGCGGCACGGCCTCCGGATGGTATTTCGGGTTATGGGGTGGCTCGGATTTCTTCCTTCTTTCCGAAGCTCATGTGGTCCGAGGGGTTCACCATTGCAGGATCACCCCTCGAACATGCTCGCCAACTTTGGCCCCGTGACTATCGCAAGTTTTG TGATACAGTAGAAAATTACAGAAAGGAGATGAACAAATTAGCCGGGCGCCTGATGTGGCTCATGCTAGGGTCATTGGGCATAACTGAAGATGACTTAAAATGGGTCGGTCCGAAAGGCGAGCCCAAAGGAGGATGCGCAGTATTGCAGCTGAATTCATACCCTGCTTGTCCAGAACCGGACCGCGCCATGGGCCTAGCCGCCCACACCGATTCCACCATCCTCACCATTCTCCACCAAAGCAACACTAGTGGTTTACAAGTCCTTCGAGAGGGTGGCACCGGATGGATCACGGTGCCGCCCTACCCGGGAGCCCTGGTGGTCCACGTTGGGGACCTCATGCACATGCTGTCAAATGGGTTATACCCAAGTGTTCTCCATCGAGCCGTAGTGAACCGGACTCGACGCCGGTTGTCCATCGCATACCTATATGGACCACCATCAAGTGTCAAAATTAGCCCACTCCCGAAACTAGTTGACAATCGCCACCCACCACTTTACAGGGCCATCACTTGGAGCGAGTATCTAGGCACTAAGGCCAAGCATTTCGACAAGGCACTCACATCAGTACGGCTTTGTGCTCCACGCAACGGATTGATCGATACAAACGATCATACCAGTGTAAAAGTTGGATGA